The proteins below are encoded in one region of Triticum aestivum cultivar Chinese Spring chromosome 1B, IWGSC CS RefSeq v2.1, whole genome shotgun sequence:
- the LOC123137812 gene encoding uncharacterized protein has protein sequence MESKHTDQANVKAKLSTMHSKVICCKLYISESQNAAVVDAISRIGQKDPEVVLLNKFEDEYYNRVRYTLVSYITNESSTGGAVFSPIRKVLLAMIEAAFSAINLEVHCGTHPRIGVVDDISFHPLNQADTIEDAAQLAKLVASDIGNGLQVPVFLYAAAHPTSKSVSAVRRELGYFRPNHKGVQWAGPVLPDTLPMKPDVGPVHVPRERGATMVGAQPLVESYNVPIFCKDVPTVRRITRRVTGRSGGLPSVQALALFHGDNCTEIACFLLDPDHVGADRVQWLVEQIAEEQGLEVEKGYFTDLSKHMMLERYSEMVSAAD, from the exons ATGGAGAGCAAGCACACCGACCAG GCAAACGTGAAGGCGAAGCTCAGCACCATGCACTCGAAGGTGATCTGTTGCAAGCTCTACATCTCTGAAAGCCAAAATGCGGCTGTTGTCGATGCCATCAGCCGCATAGGCCAGAAAGACCCTGAGGTGGTTCTACTCAACAAGTTCGAGGATGAGTACTACAACCGTGTCCGCTACACGCTTGTCTCCTACATCACCAACGAAAGCTCGACTGGTGGAGCTGTATTTAGCCCAATCAGGAAGGTACTGCTGGCGATGATCGAGGCTGCATTTTCAGCCATAAACCTCGAAGTGCACTGTGGAACTCATCCAAGGATTGGTGTCGTCGATGACATTTCATTCCACCCCTTGAATCAAGCGGACACAATAGAGGATGCTGCTCAGCTGGCTAAGCTGGTAGCCTCTGACATTGGCAATGGCTTGCAAG TTCCAGTGTTCCTATATGCGGCAGCACACCCCACCAGCAAGAGCGTCAGTGCAGTCCGGCGTGAGCTCGGCTACTTCCGGCCAAACCACAAGGGCGTCCAATGGGCAGGCCCGGTGCTCCCTGATACTCTACCGATGAAGCCAGATGTGGGCCCAGTTCACGTTCCTCGTGAAAGAGGCGCCACCATGGTCGGAGCTCAACCTTTGGTCGAGAGCTACAATGTGCCGATATTCTGCAAGGATGTCCCAACCGTGAGAAGAATCACCCGGAGGGTGACTGGACGGAGCGGAGGGCTCCCGTCAGTACAGGCACTTGCACTTTTCCATGGCGACAATTGCACGGAGATCGCATGTTTTTTGCTGGATCCAGACCACGTCGGCGCCGATCGGGTTCAATGGCTGGTGGAGCAGATTGCAGAGGAGCAAGGGCTTGAAGTTGAAAAGGGCTATTTCACTGACCTGTCAAAGCATATGATGCTAGAAAGGTACTCCGAGATGGTTTCTGCAGCTGACTGA